GATCCCCATGCACCTGCCCCTCGCGCTCGCTTTGGCCTGGTTGGTGCAGGAGACCGGCCTGCCGGTCCTGGCGCACAACCACGATTACTGGTGGGAGCGCGAGCGCTTCCGCACGAGCCGCGTGGCCTGGCTGCTGGAACGGTACTTCCCCTACCACCACCCGGGGGTGGTGCACCTCTCGATCAACACCGCCGCGCAGCGGGAGCTCAAGCGCCGGCGGGGGCTGGACTCCTGGCTGCTCCCCAACGTCATGGATTACCGCACGCCGCCTCCGGGCCTCGACGAGTACAACCAGGACTTCCGCGCCGCGATCGGCGTGGAGGAGGACCAGCCCCTTTTCCTCCAGCCCACCCGCGTCATTCCCCGCAAGGGCATCGAGCTCGCCGTGGACCTGGCCGCGGCCCTGGCGGACCTCGAGCCGGTCCTGGTGGTGACGCACGCGGCGGGGGACGAGGGGCTGGCGTACCTGCAGCGGCTCGAGGCCTACGCGCGTGACCGGGGGGTGGACCTGCGGTACGTGGCGGACCGGGTGAGCGACGAGCGGCGCGTGGAGGGCGGGCGGAAGGTCTACGCGCTTTGGGACGCCTACCCGCACGCGGATTTCGTGACCTACCCGAGCCTCTACGAAGGGTTCGGCAACGCCCTTTTGGAGACGATCTGGTTCAAGAAACCCGCCCTGGTGAACCGGTACCCCGTCTACGCTGAGGACATCGCGCCGAAAGGCTTTCGTTTCGTGGAGATCGAGGGCACGGTGACGCCCGAGGCCGTGCAGGCGGTGCGCGGCCTGCTCGCCGACCCGGAGGCCGTGAGCGAGATGGTGGAGCACAACTACCGCCTGGCCGAGACGCACTACGGGTACGCCACGCTCGAGCGCGTGCTGCGCGCGGCCCTCGCCGAGGCGGGCCTTTCCCTTTAGGGGACGTATGGCCTGGGACCTATCCACCCTGCAAGAACGGATGCGCGCGCGGCTGGCCTTCCTGTACGGCGCCCGGGAGGCCGGGGCGGCCTGGGAGGCGATCGCGAAGCGGGTCGCGGCGTTTCGCGATCGGCACCCGGAGTGGCTCGAGCAAGCCCCTGGCCTGTACGCTGACCACACCGACGTCCTCCTCATCACCTACGGCGACCAAATCCGGACGCCGGGAGAGGCCCCGTTGCGGACGCTGAAGGCCTTCATGGACGCGCACTTAAAGGACCGGGTCTCTGGGCTGCACCTGTTGCCGCACTACCCGTACTCCTCCGACGACGGGTTCAGCGTGATCGATTACCGGCGCGTGAACCCCGAGCTGGGGACCTGGGCGGACGTGGAGGCCCTCGCCCGCGCGTACCGCTTGATGCTGGACGCGGTGATCAACCACATCTCCGCGCAAAGCCCGTGGTTCCAAGCCTACCGGCGCGGGGAGGCCCCGTACGTGCACTACTTCATCGAGCTGGATCCGGGCACGGACACCTCCACGGTCTACCGGCCGCGGGAACACCCCCTCCTCACGCCCTTCGAGACCACGCGGGGCACGCGGTACGTCTGGACTACCTTCTCTACCGACCAGGTCGACCTCAACTACAAGAACCCCGCGGTCCTCGTGGAGGTGCTCGACGTGCTGCTCGAGTACGCCGCGCACGGGGCGGACCTCCTGAGGCTCGACGCGGTCGGCCTACTCTGGAAGGAGCTCGGCACCTCCTGCCTGCACCTCCCCCAGACGCACGCGGTGGTCAAGCTGATCCGCGACCTCCTGAACGCCACCGCCCCGCACGTGATGCTCGTCCCAGAGATCAACGGACCCTTCGAGGAAAACCTCCCGTACCTCGGGGACGGGTACGACGAGGCGCAGATGATTTACAACTTCACCCTGCCTCCCCTGGTGCTGCACGCCTTCTACACCGGGGAAGCGACGCGCCTCGCCCGCTGGCTCGAGGGCGTGCAGCTGCCCTCGAACCAGACGGCCTTCTTCAACTTCCTGGCCTCCCATGACGGGATCGGCGTCCGACCGGTCGAGCCGTTGCTGCCCCCCGAGGAGTTCCAGCTCCTCATCGAGCGGACCCTCGAGCACGGCGGCCGGGTCAATTACCGCCGGGGCCCCGACGGGGAGCGGCGGCCCTATGAGCTGTGCATCACGTACTACGACGCCCTCACCGCCCCGGACGAATCGCTGGATACCGGCGTGGCCCGCTTCCGCGCGGCGCACGCGATCCTCCTCGCCCTGGCTGGCGTCCCGGGGGTGTACGTGCACTCGTTGTTCGGCACCCCGAACTGGCACGAGGGGTACGCGCGCACGCGGCAGGGCCGCACCCTAAACCGCCGGAAGTTCACCCGCGCCGAGCTCGAGGCCGCCCTCGCGCGCCCAGAGGGCCGGTTCGCCCGCGTGTTTCACGAGATCACCCGGTTGCTCGAGGCCCGCCGGGCCGAGCCCGCCTTCCACCCCACCGCGCTGCAGCGCGTGCTCCACCTGCACCCGAACGTGCTGGCCCTGGAGCGCACCGCCCGCGCGGGGTACCGGCTCTACGCGTTGGTGAACGTCTCCGCGCACCCCGTCGCCCTCAGCCTCGAGGGGCTGCGTGGGGGGGAGGTGCGGGAGGTGCTTACCGGGACGCGGTACCCGATCCGGGAAGGGCGGCTCGAGGTGCGGCTCGAGCCCTACGGGGTGCGGTGGTTGCGGGAGCTGGGTACGCTATAAGTATGGACGAACTCCAGCTTCTGGACTGGCGGCGGCGGGTGCATGCCCTGTACGCCGAGGTGCGGGCCGTGCGGGACCCGCACGCGGCTTGGGTGCGCTGGCGGGCGGAGCGCGACAGGCTTTTCAAAACGCACCCGCAGTCCCCCCTCACCCCCGAGCAGCGGGCAGCCTTCACGGGGCTCGAGTACTTCCCTTATGACCCCGCGTGGCGCGTGGAGGGGATGGTGGAACCGGACCCGGCTCCGGAAGCCTTCACGCTCGCGCTGCGGGAGGACGGGACCTTCCGGATGCGCCGGTTCGCGCGGGTGCGCTTCCGGTTGGGGGGCGCGAGTTGGACTCTTGCCTTGTTCTGGATCGAGGGGTACGGGGGCGGCCTCTTCCTGCCCTTCCGTGACGCCACGAACGGCGACGAAACCTACGGGGGCGGACGGTACCTGCTCGACACGATCAAGGGGGCCGACCTGGGGGGGGACGAGGGACGGATCGTGCTGGACTTCAATTTCGCCTATAACCCCTCGTGTGCTTACCACCCCCGCTGGCACTGCCCGCTCGCACCGGAGGAGAACCGCTTGGCCCTTCCGGTGCGCGCGGGGGAGCGGGCCTTCACTGGGTGAACTGCCGGGCCAGGACGGGCAGCCCCTCGGCGAGCGTGGGGTGGATGAGCTGGCTTTGCTCCAGCACCCGCCACGGGGCCCCAGCCTCCATCAGCACCATGATGAGCTGCACGAGCTCGCCAGCCTCGTACCCTACGAAGGTCGCGCCCAGGATCCGCTCGGTTTCCTCGTCGATCACCAGGCGGAAGAACCCCTGGGTCTCGTCCAGGTCGATCGCGCGCGCCACGCGCTTCATGGGCAGCGTCGCCGCGCGCGCCTTGTACCCTTGCGCCTGGGCCTGCTCGAGCGTGAGCCCCGCGCGGCCCAGCTGGGGTTCGGTGAAGGCCACGTACCCCAGGACCCGATCGCCCCTCCGTCGCGCCTCGCCCTTCAGTACGGCCATCAAGCGGCGGTAGTCCTCCCAGGAGACGTGCGTGAACGCGGGTTGTCCGGTCACGTCCCCGATCGCGTACACCCCCTCGGCGGTGGTGCGGAACCGATCATCCACCTTGATAAACCCCCGCGCGTCCAGTTCGATCCCTGCCGCTTCGGCGTTTAAGGCTGGGGTGTTGGGGCGGCGGCCGGTAGCCACCAAAAGGGCCTCCCCCTCGAGGGTCTGGCCGTTTGAGAGCGCGACGCTGAACCGCCCGTTCTCGTGCGCGACGCGCTCGGCTCTCGTGCCGAGGTGGATCCGGACTCCGTCGGCCTCCAGAGCGGCGTGCAGCACCTCGCTGACGTCCGGTTCCTCCGTGGGCATGAGCCGTTCGGCCATCTCAATCACGTGCACTTCGCTCCCGAGCTGGGCCAGGCCCTGCCCGAGCTCGAGGCCCACGTACCCACCGCCCAGGACGAGCGTTCGGGCGGGCAGCTCGTTGAGCTCGAAGAAGGTGAGGTTGGTGAGGTAGGGGGTTCCCTCGAGGCCGGGGATAGGGGGGACGGCGGGCGCGGTGCCGGTGTTGATGATCACGAGGGGCGCGGTGACGGTCAGGCCGCCTCCTTCGACGGTGCGTTCACCCGTGAAGCGGGCCTCGGCCCGCACCACGCGCACCCCGGCCTTCTCGAGGCGGCGGCCCACGCCGCTGGACATCTGGTCGCGCACGCGGCGCACCCGCTGCATCACCGCGGGGAAGTCCACCCGGACCTCGGCGTGGACCCCGAGGCGCGCGGCGCGCCGGGCGCGCGCTGCGGCGTGGGCCGAGGCGAGAAGGAGCTTCGAGGGGTGGCACCCGTAGTTCACGCAGCTGCCCCCCAACCGGTCTCGCTCGAAGAGCACCACCCGTTTGCCTTCGCTAGCGAGGTCCGCCGCGAGCGGCACGCCCCCTTGACCGCTTCCGATGATGATAACGTCTACTTGCTCCATGAACCCACTATACCTATGAGAGGATGGGCGGCCGTAGGGTGCGCGACACGAGGCTAGCGAGGCGGGTAGATCGGGATCTCCAAGAGACGGCCCCTGGGGCTTCGGGTCGCGGCGAAGAGGAGGGCTTCGGCGATCGCTTCGGGGGCGATCCAGGTCTGGGGGTCGGTGTGGGGCATCGCCCGCCGGTTCTGCGGGGTGTCCACCGCCCCCATGGGGTAGAGAACGGCGACCCGGATCGCGTTTTCCGTAAGTTCGGCGTCGAGGGAACGCAGCAGGGCCGCGACCGCGCTTTTCGCCGCGGCGTACAGGCCCATCCCGGCCGCGCCGCCGCGCCAGGCGGGGCCCGCCGCAAACCCGGCGATGAACCCCCTCCCGGCGGCTTTCAGTTCGGGGAGCACTGCACGCACCGCGTAAAAGAGCGAGCGCACGTTTGCGTCGAACAACTGGTCGTATGCTTCAGGGGGCGCCTCGTGCAGACGGCCCGTGGCGAACCCCCTCACGGTATGGATGAGCCCGTCCACCCGGCCGAAGGCCGTCTTGGCGGCTTCCACCATGCGGACGGCCTCCGGGTATTGGGTTAGGTCGTGGGTGAGGGGGAGGGCCTCGAGGGCCTGGGCCCGTTCTTGCAACAGGGGTTGGGCCTTGTCTACCAGCACCAGGCGGGCCCCGGCCCGGGCGAGGGCCTCGGCCACTGCGCCGGCTATGGCGCCCGCGCCTCCGGTCAGGATGAACACCTGGTCTTGCAGGCTGGGCATAGCCTCATTATGCTCCGTGGACCGCGTCGCGGAGGATACGGCCAGGGAGGGCGGAGGAGCGTAGGGTGGGGGCACCGTGGGGTTCGTGCCGTGTTCGAGGAACGTTGCACGCGCCGGGACGTTCCCGCTCGGAGAGCGGAGGGGGGTAGCGCATGCTTTTACAAACGTGGCAGTGGATAAAGGACCGGCGCTTATACGGAGTATTGATGGCCTTGGCGGTGGGGGGGTGGGGGGGCGCGCAGCAGGGCGGGGTGCGCTTCGAGGTGACCTCCGTGGTGGAGGCATTGCCGGCGGACGGTGAGAGTACCGCCACCCTCGTAGCCTTCTTAGCGGATGCTGCGGGCCGTCCCTTCGACGGGGAGGTCGTGCGCTTCGCCTTGCAGCGCGGGGTGGGTACCTTGAGCGCCCCGGCTTTAGGGCAGGACGTGGTTGGGGAGGTGCCGGGTGGGGCGGCCGGGCGCGAGCCGCTCGTGGGGGATACTTCGGTAGAGGGGCGCAACCTGGGGAACGGCGTGTACGTGGCCCGTTACCGAGCCGGGGCGGTGCCTGGACGAGTCCGGATCGGTGCGGTGTGGCTCAGCGCGGCCGATGGGCCGCTGCCCCAGGCCTTCACAGAGATCGACCTGGTGGCCGCCCAAAGCCTTTCGCTCCGGGTGGATGACGACGTCCTCCTCGCGGATGGAAAGGACCAAGCCACGATTATCGCGTACGTGCTGAACGCGCTCGACCGGCCGGCGGTAGGGGAGCGGGTCACCTTCCGCGTCATCCGAGGGGCAGGGGAGCTCGAGTTCCTTGGGGAGGAGAACGGGCGCTACGCTGCGGTGTACACTGCAGGCACCACGCCGGGCGAGGCAGTGATCGAGGTGGCGCTTCCCACGATCTCGCGCCCCCTCCGCAAGCGCGTCACGATTACCGCGGTGGAGGCGGCGCGGCTCGAGGCGCGCGCCTTTCCCCAGCGGGTGGCGCGGCGCGTGACGCAGGGCCCGGTGCGTGCGAGAAACACCGCGACCCTTCTTGTGGCCGTGCGGGATGGGGATGGGAACTTGTTGCGGGGCCTCACACCGCGCGACCTGGTGGCGCAGGTGGTGCGGGGGCCGGGCTCGGTCTCCCAAGGGCGTGAGGTGCAGTTCACGAACGGGGAGGGTGCGGGAGTGTACTACTTCACCTTCTTGGCGAGCGCGGTGAACGGTACCGCGACGATCCAGGTCACGAACCTGGCCTCCCCAGGCGCGCCGACGATCGAGGTGCGGGTGCAGACGGTGTCCCAAAGGAGTGCGGGGCTCGCGGAGGGCCTCGAGTTCGAGGTGTACACCGACGACCCCTTTTACGCGGACGGCCAGTCGCAGGCGCTGGTAGTGGCGATGGTGGCGGACCGGCAGGGCGGGATGGTGGAGGGGCTGGATCTGGACTTCGTGATCACGGAAGGGCGGGGGGAGGTTGTGGCGCGCGGGGTGGAGCTGGAGAATCTCGCAGGTGGGGAGGGTACCGGCGTGTACACGACGACTGTGACGGCGGGCCAGGCCGCGACGGGGGCCCGTACCCGCGTGCGGGCCGCCGTCGTAAACCGGAGCGGTGCGCTGATCACGGGGGAGGTGACGCTGCGCAGCGACCCGCTGGGTACGCCGCGGGTGGTGATCTTCCCAGAGCGGATCCCGGCCAACCGGGCCGCGCGCGCGGTGATCGATATCTTTGATTTTGAGGCAGAGTCCCTCGAGGGGCAAGGAGCACGTTACCGGGTGCAGGTCCTTTCAGGGCCGGGGCAGGTCGTTACGGAAGCCCGGAACGATGGGGGTGGGCTGGACCTCGTGGCGGACGACAATGTGCACACGGCGTTGTACGAGGCGACGGCCCGCGCGGTGGATCAGCGTGTGCGCTTGCGGGTAACGGACGTGATCCCCGGGGGGTACCCGAGCGTGCAGGGGACCCTCCGGTTGGGGCAGGCTACCGTCCTCAAAGGGTTCGTCGTGCCGCGCGAGGTAAGCCGGGGTGAGGCGGTGCAGGTGATCGTGCTGGCCCGGGATGAGTTCGGTCTGCCCGCGGTGGGGCACGAGATCCTCCTTACCGTGGTGGATGGGAGCGGTGCGGTAGTGGCCCGAGGGCGGATGCGGGACGACGGGGGGCGGGTTGGAGGGTATGCGGACGCGTACGCCAACGACGGGATGTACGTGGGGGCTTTCCGCGCCAGTGCGATCGCGAGCCGCGAGATTACGTTGCGGATTACGGACACCACGCCCTCTCCGCAGCCGACGCTGAACCTGCGGGTGCGGGTGCGTTAGGCTGGGAGTTCCAATAATTTTCATCTCCATGCATGCTTTAACTGGGGAGGGCGGCCGGAAAGGCCGCGCTCCCCAGAAAATTCTTTTGGGCGTGCATGGAGATGCGCAGGCGAAATGAGAGTGAAGCCTCGATCTGGGGGCGTACGTATATATATGCGGCTTGGGGGTTATGGCGACGCGGCGTTTGGCTCCTAGGGGTTTGGGTCGCGGCGGCCTGGGGCTGGGCTGCCCAGGTCGAACGCTATGATATCGAGGCCTGGATCCAACCCGCCCAACACCGCTTTGAGGTCACGGCCCGGATCACCGTCTCAGGGCGCGGCTCCCTAGAGCTTTGGTTACCCCGCGCGTTCCGGATCCTGGAGGCGCCCGGGGCGCGTATTGAGGAGCGCGCGCAACACCGGATCCGCTACCCGAACCTCGAGCCGGGCCGGGTGCTCGTGATCCGCGCCGCGCTGGAAGGGCCGGTGGCGCTTGAAGGGTACTTCAACCTGGGTGCGCCGAGAGGGTACGCCCTCGACGCCTGGTACCCGGCCGAGCTCGAGTACCGGCCCCGCCCCTACACCCTGACGCTTTACCTGCCCGCCGGGGTGCGGGCTGTAGGGCCGGGTGTGATGGTGGAGGCCCCCGGCCGCGTCACGCTTACCGGGGACGGGTTCGGCACCCCGGCCTTCGTCTACGGGCCGTACCGACGCGTCGCCGCAGGGCGCGTGGAGCTTTGGTACCCCCCCGAGGCCCAGCCCACCGGCGGCCGGCGCGCGGTGCAGGCCTTGGCTACCCAAGTGGCGGGCATCGTGGAGCGCTACGAGGCCCTATTCGGACCGGGGCCGGACGGGCCGGTGCGCCTCGTGGCCCTCGAGCTGCCTGGCCGCATGGAGGGGTATGGCCTGGCCCACACGGTCCTGGTGCCCCCCCACCGCTTCACGAAACTGGCGGAAGGAAGGCTCGAGCCGGGCGCGTACGCCTTCTTGGCCCATGAGCTCGCCCACACCTGGTGGGGTAATCGCGTGATCCCCCAGGAGCCCGGAGCGTGGTTTCTGACCGAGGGTACGGCGAACTACCTCGCCGCCCTCCTCGTGGAGGAGCGCTTCGGCCCCCAGGTGGCCGGCCGCCTCTGGGAGTACTGGGCGGCCCTCGCCGCCAGGCGGGATGGGAGCGAGGCCTGGCGGTACACGCGAGCCGCTTGGATGCACCGCACGCTCGAGGGCCTGCTCGGTCGCGCGGTCTACCTCGAGGCCCTCGCGGAGCTTGCGCGAACCACGCCGTTCCCCAACCTCGAGGGCTTCCGTGTACACCTGGAGCGCAAGACGCGCGTGGGTCTTGCGCCGCTCTTCGCGGAGTGGATGACCGGCCGTTACCCGGAGTACACCCTCACGCGGGAGGCGTCCGGTTGGGTGCTGGAGAACCGCGGGACCGGAGGGGCGACGCCGGTCACGGTGGAGGTGGACGGCAAGCGTTTTCCGGTGGTGCTTGAGCCTTCCGGCCGGCTGGTGCTGGGCCGGGCGCGCCGGGTGCGCCTGGACCCCGAGCGGTACGTGCTGCCGCTGAACTAGGGCAGGGGAGGGGGCGCAACGCCGCGCCCCCTCCATCGGGTTTGGGCTTAGCGGATCTCTGTTTCGGCCCAGCGCTCGATCAGCTTAAGGGCTTCCACGTGGTCCGCGTCCGCGCCGATCTCGCGCTTAGCGGCCTGGTACACCTCGTGCACCAGCCGCAGCACCGGTGCGGGCAGGTCAGCTCCGTCCAGGACCCGCATCGCGATGCCGATGTCCTTGGCGAGGAGGCCTAGCTTGAAGGTAAGGGGCCAGGCCCGCGTCACGACCCGCTCCGGGATGAGGTTCTCCGTGGCGTTTGACCGGCCGGAGGAGGCGTTGATCACCTCGAGGGCCACCTCGGCCCGCACGCCCTGCTTCACCAGCGCGGCGAGCCCTTCCCCGGCCGCCCACAGGTTCACGGCGAGCAGCGCGTTGTTTACAGCCTTCACCGCGTGCCCTGCCCCGACCGGGCCTACGTGCACGATCTTCCCGGCGAAGGCCTCGATCGCCTCCCGGGCGCGCTCGAGGGCGGCCACATCCCCGCCGACCATCACGGTCAAGGTGCCCCGCTCCGCGCCGATGGTGCCCCCCGAGACGGGCGCGTCGAGGAAGGCGACGCCCTGCTCGGCGAGCCGCGCCGCGATGGTTCGGCTCGCCTCAGGCTCGCCCGAGGTGCAGTCCACCCAGACCGTGTCCGCTTTGAGGTGGGGCGCGAGACGGGCCGCGATCTCGCCCACCTCGCGCGAGGTGGGCAGGCAGGTGAAGATCACGCTGGCCGCGGCGACCTCCTCCAGCGCGACCGCCTTGGAGCCGAAGGCCTCGGCGTGCGCCTGGGCCTTTTCCCGGGTGCGGTTCCACACCAGCGTCTCGAAGCGTTGGGCCAGGTGCCCGGCCATGGGGTACCCCATGGCGCCCAGTCCGATAAACCCTACCTTCATGCTTCCTCCCGGTACACGTTCCGCACCGCGATCAGGTCGGCCTCCCCCAAGCCCATCCGCTCCGCGAGCGTGTACAACGCG
This region of Marinithermus hydrothermalis DSM 14884 genomic DNA includes:
- a CDS encoding glycosyltransferase family 4 protein, producing the protein MRIVFLATRLAGTDGVSLEAAKMRAVLEAHGHEVHYVAGELEPGEGRGHRIPEMHFADPVAQALGQRAFSGSGHDPELDRAIRERAAVILERLRRVVAEVDPALFVVQNAWAIPMHLPLALALAWLVQETGLPVLAHNHDYWWERERFRTSRVAWLLERYFPYHHPGVVHLSINTAAQRELKRRRGLDSWLLPNVMDYRTPPPGLDEYNQDFRAAIGVEEDQPLFLQPTRVIPRKGIELAVDLAAALADLEPVLVVTHAAGDEGLAYLQRLEAYARDRGVDLRYVADRVSDERRVEGGRKVYALWDAYPHADFVTYPSLYEGFGNALLETIWFKKPALVNRYPVYAEDIAPKGFRFVEIEGTVTPEAVQAVRGLLADPEAVSEMVEHNYRLAETHYGYATLERVLRAALAEAGLSL
- a CDS encoding sugar phosphorylase, which produces MAWDLSTLQERMRARLAFLYGAREAGAAWEAIAKRVAAFRDRHPEWLEQAPGLYADHTDVLLITYGDQIRTPGEAPLRTLKAFMDAHLKDRVSGLHLLPHYPYSSDDGFSVIDYRRVNPELGTWADVEALARAYRLMLDAVINHISAQSPWFQAYRRGEAPYVHYFIELDPGTDTSTVYRPREHPLLTPFETTRGTRYVWTTFSTDQVDLNYKNPAVLVEVLDVLLEYAAHGADLLRLDAVGLLWKELGTSCLHLPQTHAVVKLIRDLLNATAPHVMLVPEINGPFEENLPYLGDGYDEAQMIYNFTLPPLVLHAFYTGEATRLARWLEGVQLPSNQTAFFNFLASHDGIGVRPVEPLLPPEEFQLLIERTLEHGGRVNYRRGPDGERRPYELCITYYDALTAPDESLDTGVARFRAAHAILLALAGVPGVYVHSLFGTPNWHEGYARTRQGRTLNRRKFTRAELEAALARPEGRFARVFHEITRLLEARRAEPAFHPTALQRVLHLHPNVLALERTARAGYRLYALVNVSAHPVALSLEGLRGGEVREVLTGTRYPIREGRLEVRLEPYGVRWLRELGTL
- a CDS encoding DUF1684 domain-containing protein, which translates into the protein MDELQLLDWRRRVHALYAEVRAVRDPHAAWVRWRAERDRLFKTHPQSPLTPEQRAAFTGLEYFPYDPAWRVEGMVEPDPAPEAFTLALREDGTFRMRRFARVRFRLGGASWTLALFWIEGYGGGLFLPFRDATNGDETYGGGRYLLDTIKGADLGGDEGRIVLDFNFAYNPSCAYHPRWHCPLAPEENRLALPVRAGERAFTG
- a CDS encoding dihydrolipoyl dehydrogenase family protein: MEQVDVIIIGSGQGGVPLAADLASEGKRVVLFERDRLGGSCVNYGCHPSKLLLASAHAAARARRAARLGVHAEVRVDFPAVMQRVRRVRDQMSSGVGRRLEKAGVRVVRAEARFTGERTVEGGGLTVTAPLVIINTGTAPAVPPIPGLEGTPYLTNLTFFELNELPARTLVLGGGYVGLELGQGLAQLGSEVHVIEMAERLMPTEEPDVSEVLHAALEADGVRIHLGTRAERVAHENGRFSVALSNGQTLEGEALLVATGRRPNTPALNAEAAGIELDARGFIKVDDRFRTTAEGVYAIGDVTGQPAFTHVSWEDYRRLMAVLKGEARRRGDRVLGYVAFTEPQLGRAGLTLEQAQAQGYKARAATLPMKRVARAIDLDETQGFFRLVIDEETERILGATFVGYEAGELVQLIMVLMEAGAPWRVLEQSQLIHPTLAEGLPVLARQFTQ
- a CDS encoding SDR family oxidoreductase; this encodes MPSLQDQVFILTGGAGAIAGAVAEALARAGARLVLVDKAQPLLQERAQALEALPLTHDLTQYPEAVRMVEAAKTAFGRVDGLIHTVRGFATGRLHEAPPEAYDQLFDANVRSLFYAVRAVLPELKAAGRGFIAGFAAGPAWRGGAAGMGLYAAAKSAVAALLRSLDAELTENAIRVAVLYPMGAVDTPQNRRAMPHTDPQTWIAPEAIAEALLFAATRSPRGRLLEIPIYPPR
- a CDS encoding Ig-like domain-containing protein — translated: MALAVGGWGGAQQGGVRFEVTSVVEALPADGESTATLVAFLADAAGRPFDGEVVRFALQRGVGTLSAPALGQDVVGEVPGGAAGREPLVGDTSVEGRNLGNGVYVARYRAGAVPGRVRIGAVWLSAADGPLPQAFTEIDLVAAQSLSLRVDDDVLLADGKDQATIIAYVLNALDRPAVGERVTFRVIRGAGELEFLGEENGRYAAVYTAGTTPGEAVIEVALPTISRPLRKRVTITAVEAARLEARAFPQRVARRVTQGPVRARNTATLLVAVRDGDGNLLRGLTPRDLVAQVVRGPGSVSQGREVQFTNGEGAGVYYFTFLASAVNGTATIQVTNLASPGAPTIEVRVQTVSQRSAGLAEGLEFEVYTDDPFYADGQSQALVVAMVADRQGGMVEGLDLDFVITEGRGEVVARGVELENLAGGEGTGVYTTTVTAGQAATGARTRVRAAVVNRSGALITGEVTLRSDPLGTPRVVIFPERIPANRAARAVIDIFDFEAESLEGQGARYRVQVLSGPGQVVTEARNDGGGLDLVADDNVHTALYEATARAVDQRVRLRVTDVIPGGYPSVQGTLRLGQATVLKGFVVPREVSRGEAVQVIVLARDEFGLPAVGHEILLTVVDGSGAVVARGRMRDDGGRVGGYADAYANDGMYVGAFRASAIASREITLRITDTTPSPQPTLNLRVRVR
- a CDS encoding M1 family aminopeptidase, producing MRRRNESEASIWGRTYIYAAWGLWRRGVWLLGVWVAAAWGWAAQVERYDIEAWIQPAQHRFEVTARITVSGRGSLELWLPRAFRILEAPGARIEERAQHRIRYPNLEPGRVLVIRAALEGPVALEGYFNLGAPRGYALDAWYPAELEYRPRPYTLTLYLPAGVRAVGPGVMVEAPGRVTLTGDGFGTPAFVYGPYRRVAAGRVELWYPPEAQPTGGRRAVQALATQVAGIVERYEALFGPGPDGPVRLVALELPGRMEGYGLAHTVLVPPHRFTKLAEGRLEPGAYAFLAHELAHTWWGNRVIPQEPGAWFLTEGTANYLAALLVEERFGPQVAGRLWEYWAALAARRDGSEAWRYTRAAWMHRTLEGLLGRAVYLEALAELARTTPFPNLEGFRVHLERKTRVGLAPLFAEWMTGRYPEYTLTREASGWVLENRGTGGATPVTVEVDGKRFPVVLEPSGRLVLGRARRVRLDPERYVLPLN
- a CDS encoding NAD(P)-dependent oxidoreductase; translated protein: MKVGFIGLGAMGYPMAGHLAQRFETLVWNRTREKAQAHAEAFGSKAVALEEVAAASVIFTCLPTSREVGEIAARLAPHLKADTVWVDCTSGEPEASRTIAARLAEQGVAFLDAPVSGGTIGAERGTLTVMVGGDVAALERAREAIEAFAGKIVHVGPVGAGHAVKAVNNALLAVNLWAAGEGLAALVKQGVRAEVALEVINASSGRSNATENLIPERVVTRAWPLTFKLGLLAKDIGIAMRVLDGADLPAPVLRLVHEVYQAAKREIGADADHVEALKLIERWAETEIR